In Archangium violaceum, the following are encoded in one genomic region:
- a CDS encoding alpha/beta fold hydrolase — protein sequence MSEEFNQQRRGFLGTAAFGLLATQLGLMGNAEAAPVVQDSTPSDRGITDAGTRFSTLKQIKAGVLNVGYAEAGPADGYPILLLHGWPYDIHAFVDVAPILAAAGYRVIIPHLRGYGTTRFLSADTLRNGQQSVFTADAIAFMDALKVDKAVVAGFDWGARIADTLAALWPERFTALVSVSGYLIGSQEANRKPLPPKAELQWWYQYYFATERGEAGYRQYTHEFARLIWELASPQWKFDDATFARSAASLDNPDHVAISISNYRWRLGLAPSEAKYEALEKKLAQFPNITVPTITMEGDANGAPHPDPKVYAKKFLGKYEHRHLTGGIGHNLPQEAPRAFAQAVLDVAKLVAR from the coding sequence ATGTCAGAAGAATTCAACCAGCAGCGTCGCGGTTTTCTCGGTACGGCAGCCTTCGGCCTGCTTGCAACCCAGCTCGGCCTGATGGGCAATGCCGAAGCCGCGCCGGTCGTGCAAGACAGCACCCCCAGCGACAGAGGTATCACCGACGCCGGCACCCGCTTCTCGACGCTGAAACAGATCAAAGCCGGCGTGCTCAACGTCGGTTATGCCGAAGCGGGCCCCGCCGATGGCTACCCCATCCTGCTGCTGCATGGCTGGCCCTATGACATCCACGCGTTCGTAGACGTCGCACCCATCCTTGCCGCAGCCGGCTATCGCGTCATCATTCCGCATTTGCGCGGTTACGGCACGACGCGCTTTCTCTCTGCCGATACGCTGCGCAACGGGCAGCAGTCCGTGTTCACCGCCGATGCGATTGCCTTCATGGATGCGCTCAAGGTCGACAAGGCCGTCGTCGCCGGTTTCGACTGGGGCGCGCGCATCGCCGACACGCTGGCCGCGCTGTGGCCGGAACGTTTCACGGCGCTGGTGTCGGTCAGCGGCTATCTGATCGGCAGCCAGGAGGCGAACCGAAAGCCCCTGCCGCCCAAGGCCGAGCTGCAGTGGTGGTATCAGTACTACTTCGCCACCGAGCGCGGCGAGGCGGGTTATCGGCAATACACGCACGAGTTCGCCCGACTGATCTGGGAACTGGCGTCGCCGCAGTGGAAGTTCGACGATGCGACCTTCGCGCGCTCCGCTGCGTCGCTCGACAATCCCGACCACGTCGCGATCTCGATCAGCAACTATCGCTGGCGTCTGGGCCTGGCGCCGAGCGAGGCGAAGTACGAAGCGCTGGAAAAAAAGCTCGCGCAGTTTCCCAACATCACTGTCCCGACCATCACGATGGAGGGCGACGCCAATGGTGCTCCGCATCCGGACCCCAAGGTCTACGCCAAGAAATTCCTAGGAAAGTACGAGCATCGCCACCTTACCGGCGGCATCGGCCACAACCTGCCGCAGGAAGCACCGCGCGCATTCGCCCAGGCGGTTCTCGACGTGGCGAAGCTGGTTGCACGCTAA